The sequence GGCGCACATCCACCAGTTCAAGTTTGTTCTTCTCGGCCACGTCGGCGACGATGTAGGATTTCCCAATTCCGGGGCTGCCGTGGATAAAAAGCGGCGTATCCGTTTTGATCAGCGTATCGATATGGTCGTAAAGTTCCGTGGTTGAAATGGATGGTGTCGTCATTGAGGGTTAGCGTTCCTTTCAGTATTTAACGTGCGGATGCCCGGGGGTTCAGGCAGTCAGCTCTTTAACCATGCATTTGAAGCAGGTGAGCTGATCATCGCAGGTGGCGCAGGCCGGCGCGATGGAGCCGACCCGGTCATAGATGTATTTTTTCCAAAGCTTGTCTTTGGGCTTTTCCTCCGCCAGCTTCGGGAAGTTCTTTTTCATGAACGCCCCCATCTCCGTGCGGCTGTGAAAGCCCATGTCCTCGTACAGGTGGTCCATCAGCAGCGACTTCTGCGCGACCAGGGGTGCAAGGACGGTTTTGGCATAGTAGTTGACCGCATACGCGGAGAGGAGTGTCTTGACGTCTTCATACATTTTGACATGTTCAGGCGGCATGATCGCAGTCATGGAATCTCCTTGTATATAACGCATCAGCATGCAAGTACCGTTCTACTGTCTGCCGTAGAGCAGATAGAGATAGTCGTGAATGTCGCTGAGGAAGAAGCGGCGGTTGTCGCGCTCCTCGAAATGGCCGACCCAGCCCGGGTCCCCCTCCGCCGTCATCTTGCTGGGATGCACGAACTCGTTGTAGGGAAGCGTCGCCTTGAGCGGGCCGCAGTCGTTGATGGCGTCGACGACCGCCTCGAAAATGGCATCGAGCGTTTCGTCGTCCGCGGTGAGATAAAGATTCCCGTCTTTCTGGTAGAAGCGGTAGATGTTCAGGATCTTCTGTGCTTCGGCATTGTGTGCTTTGTTCATCTTTTTGACATTCATATTAAGGGTACCTCCATCCACCCTACCGTTCCAGACCGAAGACGCCGACGTAGAGTATGTGTTCCGGCGTCTCCAAAAAGGTCTGCAGCTTCTTATCGTAAAAGGCCCCGATGGCCGTATAGCCGACGCCCAGGGCGGCGGCGTCCAGCGAGAGGCCGTGCGCAAAGGC is a genomic window of Sulfurimonas sp. HSL1-2 containing:
- a CDS encoding nitrogen fixation protein NifQ produces the protein MTAIMPPEHVKMYEDVKTLLSAYAVNYYAKTVLAPLVAQKSLLMDHLYEDMGFHSRTEMGAFMKKNFPKLAEEKPKDKLWKKYIYDRVGSIAPACATCDDQLTCFKCMVKELTA